A region from the Marinobacter sp. SS13-12 genome encodes:
- a CDS encoding FixH family protein yields MNEDLDIKPWYRQPWLWFLLMFPGAAIAWCTFMLTVAITTQNSMVTDDYSKQGRGYNMQIARDQTAKNLGLRAEMAFTERQITLSVDSSDGSADYPYLILNLFHPTLSERDRTVQFRAVGEGQYTAKLNQPIEGRWYFDLRGPDNDWRLKGESNLPSERPLTLGVGTEDRG; encoded by the coding sequence ATGAATGAAGATCTGGATATAAAGCCCTGGTACCGTCAGCCGTGGCTCTGGTTCCTGCTTATGTTTCCGGGAGCTGCAATAGCCTGGTGTACCTTCATGCTCACGGTGGCAATCACCACACAGAACTCCATGGTGACCGATGATTATTCGAAGCAAGGCCGCGGTTACAATATGCAGATTGCCCGGGATCAAACGGCGAAAAACCTGGGTCTGAGGGCCGAAATGGCCTTTACCGAACGACAAATCACCTTGTCCGTTGATAGCAGTGACGGCAGTGCTGATTATCCGTACCTGATTCTCAACCTTTTCCACCCAACCCTCTCCGAACGTGACCGTACCGTCCAGTTCCGCGCCGTAGGCGAAGGACAGTACACAGCGAAGCTGAACCAGCCCATTGAGGGCCGCTGGTACTTCGATTTACGGGGTCCGGATAATGACTGGCGACTGAAAGGCGAGTCCAACCTGCCATCAGAGCGTCCACTGACCCTCGGTGTGGGCACTGAAGACCGCGGGTGA
- the ccoG gene encoding cytochrome c oxidase accessory protein CcoG, translating into MSSEIPVKQVDPSSDASENKNKNSGTVELYASRKKIYVKEVKGFFQRIRNVSLTALMGMYFLFVWITVDGQPLIHFDLPAREFHLYGATFYPQDFILLSGMLIICAFGLFFITTLFGRVWCGYTCPQTVWTFIFMWVEERIEGGRNKRIKLDKAPRSAEKIAKKSAKHSAWLLIALATGLTFVGYFYPIRELITDLFTLQANGWAYFWVGFFTVATYLNAGWMREQVCLYMCPYARFQSVMFDPNTRVVSYDPNRGEPRGSRKKGVDPAELGLGDCIDCGQCVQVCPTGIDIRDGLQYECIGCALCIDACDEVMDKMNYPRGLIRYTTENELEGKTSKLLRPRTFGYGLVLLAMMAAIAFTIATRVPAQLDVLRDRGALFNYNGEGRIENTYTLKIANMSEVPQTFTISVSGMEGIRILTEDTVTVESSENRSLPTVVDVAPEVITESNNDIVFTLESQSDKSLVLETESRFVGPNR; encoded by the coding sequence ATGAGCAGTGAGATTCCGGTCAAGCAGGTTGACCCATCCTCTGACGCCTCCGAGAACAAAAACAAAAATTCCGGAACTGTAGAGCTTTACGCCAGCCGCAAGAAGATCTACGTAAAAGAGGTCAAGGGCTTCTTTCAGCGTATCCGCAATGTCAGCCTGACGGCTTTGATGGGCATGTATTTTCTGTTCGTCTGGATAACCGTGGATGGCCAGCCGCTGATTCATTTTGATCTTCCGGCACGTGAATTTCACCTTTATGGTGCCACCTTCTATCCCCAGGATTTCATCCTTCTGTCCGGAATGCTCATTATCTGTGCCTTTGGCCTTTTCTTCATCACCACTCTGTTCGGCAGGGTCTGGTGCGGATATACCTGCCCGCAGACGGTCTGGACCTTTATCTTCATGTGGGTCGAGGAGCGTATTGAGGGCGGCCGCAACAAGCGCATCAAACTGGACAAGGCACCCCGTTCCGCCGAGAAAATCGCCAAGAAATCGGCGAAGCATTCCGCATGGCTGTTGATCGCACTCGCTACCGGCCTCACGTTTGTCGGTTACTTCTACCCCATTCGTGAACTGATCACGGACCTGTTTACCCTCCAGGCCAATGGCTGGGCCTACTTCTGGGTGGGCTTCTTTACCGTGGCCACCTACCTGAACGCCGGCTGGATGCGTGAGCAGGTGTGCCTGTACATGTGCCCTTACGCCCGTTTTCAGTCCGTCATGTTCGACCCCAACACCCGAGTGGTGTCCTATGACCCCAATCGGGGAGAGCCCCGGGGTAGCCGCAAGAAAGGGGTGGATCCCGCAGAGCTGGGCCTGGGTGACTGCATTGACTGCGGGCAGTGTGTCCAGGTCTGCCCCACTGGCATCGACATCCGCGACGGTCTGCAATACGAGTGTATTGGCTGCGCCCTGTGCATCGACGCCTGTGACGAGGTCATGGACAAGATGAATTATCCACGCGGCCTTATCCGCTATACCACGGAAAACGAGTTGGAGGGCAAGACCTCCAAACTCCTGCGGCCGCGAACCTTTGGTTACGGGCTGGTACTGCTGGCAATGATGGCCGCGATCGCATTTACGATTGCCACCAGGGTTCCGGCACAGCTGGATGTTCTCAGGGATCGCGGCGCCCTCTTCAACTACAACGGCGAGGGCCGAATCGAGAACACATACACGCTGAAAATTGCCAACATGTCGGAAGTACCACAAACCTTTACTATCTCGGTTTCGGGCATGGAGGGTATCCGCATACTGACCGAGGACACAGTCACCGTAGAGAGCAGCGAGAACCGTTCTTTGCCAACAGTTGTGGATGTGGCGCCAGAGGTCATTACGGAAAGCAACAATGACATTGTGTTTACGCTTGAATCACAATCCGATAAAAGCCTCGTTCTTGAAACCGAAAGTCGATTTGTCGGTCCTAATCGCTGA
- the ccoP gene encoding cytochrome-c oxidase, cbb3-type subunit III, protein MSTFWSIWISVIVLGTVFGCWWLLLATRKSQTTDTETDKTVGHSFDGIEEYDNPLPKWWFYLFIATCIFSLGYLALYPGLGNFQGLLGWSSTGQWETEMQEADERYGELYAKFGDTPVPELAENDDAMKMGQRLFANNCATCHGSAGRGSLGFPNLTDDDWLYGGDPDSILTTLHEGRNGNMPAMGTMPNMTNAQVDQVVNYVLSFSGREKDAEAAKKGEEVYAQACVACHGPDGKGNQALGAPNLTDNSWLYGSTYDWIRETVVNGRQNQMPAQGDRLSDDQIQILAAYVYSLSN, encoded by the coding sequence ATGAGTACCTTCTGGAGCATCTGGATCAGCGTGATCGTGCTCGGTACCGTGTTCGGTTGCTGGTGGCTTCTGCTTGCCACCCGCAAAAGCCAGACCACTGATACTGAAACCGACAAGACTGTGGGCCACTCCTTCGATGGCATCGAGGAATATGACAACCCGCTACCGAAGTGGTGGTTCTACCTGTTTATTGCCACCTGTATCTTTTCCCTGGGCTATCTGGCCCTGTATCCGGGCCTTGGCAACTTCCAGGGTCTTCTGGGCTGGTCCTCCACCGGCCAGTGGGAAACCGAGATGCAGGAGGCTGACGAACGCTACGGGGAGCTCTACGCAAAGTTCGGTGACACACCAGTGCCGGAGCTGGCAGAAAACGACGATGCCATGAAAATGGGCCAGCGACTGTTTGCCAATAACTGCGCCACCTGTCATGGCTCGGCTGGCCGGGGTTCTCTCGGCTTCCCTAACCTGACCGACGACGACTGGCTGTACGGGGGAGACCCTGACTCGATCCTGACCACGCTTCACGAGGGTCGTAACGGCAACATGCCGGCCATGGGCACCATGCCGAACATGACCAATGCCCAGGTCGACCAGGTTGTTAACTATGTGCTGAGCTTCAGCGGCCGGGAAAAGGACGCGGAAGCGGCAAAGAAAGGCGAAGAGGTCTATGCCCAGGCCTGCGTGGCCTGCCATGGTCCGGACGGCAAGGGCAACCAGGCTCTTGGTGCTCCGAACCTGACGGACAACAGCTGGCTCTACGGTTCCACCTATGACTGGATCAGGGAAACCGTTGTTAACGGCCGGCAGAACCAGATGCCCGCCCAGGGCGACCGGCTTTCTGACGACCAGATCCAGATTCTGGCTGCGTACGTCTACAGCCTGTCCAACTGA
- a CDS encoding cbb3-type cytochrome c oxidase subunit 3 has protein sequence MDLNELRGIQTLIIMAMFFGIIWWAYSSHRKKANEEAAHLPFDDDEVEKRTLEQEKTEKKQ, from the coding sequence ATGGATCTTAACGAGTTACGCGGCATTCAAACACTGATCATCATGGCCATGTTCTTCGGCATCATCTGGTGGGCCTATAGCTCTCACCGGAAGAAAGCCAACGAAGAAGCCGCCCACCTTCCCTTCGATGATGATGAAGTGGAAAAGCGTACTCTTGAACAGGAAAAAACGGAGAAAAAACAATGA
- the ccoO gene encoding cytochrome-c oxidase, cbb3-type subunit II, translated as MKHEIIEKNIGIMIVLIILTISGGFLAEVVPLFFIDETNEPVEGLEPLSALELEGRDIYIREGCHVCHTQQIRPFRAETERYGHYSVAGEFVYDRPFLWGSKRTGPDLARVGGRYSDAWQRQHLYDPRSVVPESNMPAFPWLFEDRVDHTDTEAKLRTLQTLGVPYTDEQVAAAAEDVKGKFEIEALVAYLQQLGTVISEKR; from the coding sequence ATGAAGCACGAAATTATTGAAAAGAACATCGGGATAATGATCGTATTGATTATCCTGACCATCAGTGGCGGTTTCCTTGCCGAAGTGGTTCCGCTGTTTTTCATAGATGAAACCAACGAACCGGTAGAAGGCCTGGAACCGCTGTCTGCGCTGGAACTGGAAGGCCGGGATATCTATATCCGCGAAGGCTGCCACGTTTGCCATACCCAGCAGATCCGTCCATTCCGCGCCGAAACCGAGCGCTACGGCCACTACTCCGTTGCGGGCGAATTCGTCTACGACCGTCCGTTCCTGTGGGGCTCCAAACGTACCGGTCCTGACCTTGCCCGCGTAGGTGGACGTTACTCTGACGCCTGGCAGCGCCAGCACCTGTACGATCCACGTAGCGTGGTCCCGGAATCCAACATGCCGGCCTTCCCCTGGCTGTTCGAGGATCGCGTCGACCACACCGACACTGAGGCCAAGCTGAGAACACTTCAGACCCTCGGTGTGCCATATACGGATGAGCAGGTTGCAGCGGCCGCTGAAGACGTGAAGGGCAAATTTGAAATCGAAGCTCTGGTCGCGTACCTGCAACAGCTCGGTACCGTCATTTCAGAGAAACGGTGA
- the ccoN gene encoding cytochrome-c oxidase, cbb3-type subunit I produces the protein MSTVNPNLTYNYKVVRQFAIMTVVWGIVGMALGVLIAAQLVWPALNLDLPWTHFGRLRPLHTNAVIFGFGGSALFATAYYVVQRTCQARLFSDALAAFTFWGWQAIIVAAAITLPMGLTTSKEYAELEWPIDIAITLVWVAYALVFFGTVMKRSTPHIYVANWFYGAFIITVAVLHIGNSMALPATAFKSYSAYAGVTDAMMQWWYGHNAVGFFLTAGFLGMMYYFVPKQANRPVYSYRLSIVHFWALIATYVWAGGHHLHYSALPDWAQTAGMVMSLILLAPSWGGMINGMMTLSGAWHKLRTDPILRFLVVSLSFYGMSTFEGPMMSIKTVNALSHNTDWTIGHVHSGALGWVAMISIGAVYHLIPKLWGVQAMYSTAMINVHFWLATVGTVLYIVAMWVNGIMQGLMWRAVNEDGTLTYSFVEALEASYPGYFVRFLGGVIFLAGMLVMAYNVYMTVRQKDAVAQDNTAAQAA, from the coding sequence ATGAGCACAGTAAATCCAAACCTGACATACAACTACAAGGTGGTAAGGCAGTTTGCCATCATGACAGTGGTATGGGGGATTGTCGGTATGGCCCTCGGCGTGCTGATTGCAGCACAACTGGTCTGGCCCGCCCTCAACCTCGACCTGCCCTGGACCCATTTCGGCCGATTACGGCCGTTGCATACCAATGCCGTAATCTTCGGCTTTGGCGGAAGCGCACTGTTCGCGACAGCCTACTACGTGGTGCAGCGCACCTGCCAGGCCCGTCTGTTTTCAGACGCACTGGCCGCGTTTACCTTCTGGGGCTGGCAGGCCATTATCGTGGCGGCCGCTATTACACTGCCAATGGGGTTGACCACTTCCAAGGAATACGCCGAGCTCGAGTGGCCCATCGACATCGCCATCACCCTGGTATGGGTAGCCTACGCACTGGTGTTCTTCGGTACCGTCATGAAGCGCAGCACGCCGCACATCTACGTGGCGAACTGGTTCTATGGCGCCTTCATCATCACCGTTGCCGTACTGCACATCGGCAACAGCATGGCGCTGCCAGCGACGGCCTTCAAGTCATACTCCGCGTATGCCGGGGTCACGGACGCCATGATGCAGTGGTGGTACGGACACAACGCCGTTGGTTTCTTCCTGACCGCTGGCTTCCTGGGCATGATGTACTATTTTGTGCCCAAACAGGCCAACCGTCCGGTCTACTCCTACCGCCTGTCGATTGTGCACTTCTGGGCACTGATCGCCACTTATGTATGGGCCGGTGGCCACCACCTGCATTACTCAGCACTGCCGGACTGGGCACAGACTGCAGGCATGGTAATGTCCCTGATTCTGCTGGCCCCCTCATGGGGCGGCATGATCAACGGTATGATGACCCTGTCAGGCGCCTGGCACAAACTGCGCACCGACCCGATCCTGCGGTTCCTCGTGGTATCCCTGTCGTTCTACGGCATGTCTACTTTTGAAGGCCCGATGATGTCTATCAAGACGGTGAACGCCCTGTCCCACAACACCGACTGGACCATTGGCCATGTTCACTCCGGCGCCCTTGGCTGGGTTGCCATGATCAGTATTGGTGCCGTCTATCACCTGATCCCCAAGCTGTGGGGCGTCCAGGCCATGTACAGCACCGCCATGATCAACGTGCACTTCTGGCTGGCAACGGTCGGCACCGTGCTTTATATCGTCGCCATGTGGGTCAACGGCATCATGCAGGGCCTGATGTGGCGCGCTGTCAACGAGGACGGCACGCTGACCTACAGTTTTGTTGAAGCACTCGAAGCGTCCTACCCGGGTTACTTTGTACGGTTCCTTGGCGGCGTGATTTTCCTGGCCGGTATGCTGGTAATGGCATACAACGTCTACATGACCGTGCGTCAGAAAGATGCGGTTGCTCAGGACAACACAGCAGCGCAAGCGGCGTAA
- a CDS encoding alpha/beta fold hydrolase, whose product MNPVTFYKSEARGGLPGPRLVLAHGAGAPADSDFMDRLASALSAEGIATLRFEFPYMEKRRQDGQKRPPDRQPVLLDHFHEAIAALVAEPVEDSRLFIGGKSMGGRMASQLIAQAELEPEVCGAVCFGYPFHPPGKPDRWRTSHFQDLRRPLQIIQGTRDPFGRKHEVEAQGLDSSENLCLSWLEGGDHDYRPLARQPETHEEMIRQAARMAAGFIHRGE is encoded by the coding sequence GTGAATCCCGTAACTTTTTACAAGTCCGAAGCCCGGGGCGGACTCCCCGGGCCCCGGCTGGTACTGGCCCATGGGGCCGGCGCGCCGGCCGATTCAGACTTTATGGACCGGCTGGCTTCAGCGCTTTCCGCGGAGGGGATAGCAACGCTGCGTTTTGAGTTCCCGTACATGGAAAAACGCCGGCAGGATGGGCAGAAACGCCCGCCGGACCGGCAACCGGTGCTGTTGGACCATTTTCACGAGGCAATTGCCGCCCTTGTGGCGGAACCTGTGGAAGACAGCCGACTCTTTATTGGTGGTAAGTCCATGGGCGGCAGAATGGCCAGTCAACTGATCGCGCAGGCGGAACTGGAGCCTGAGGTTTGTGGTGCGGTCTGTTTCGGATACCCGTTTCATCCGCCGGGCAAGCCGGATCGTTGGCGGACCTCTCATTTTCAGGACCTGCGGCGCCCGCTTCAAATTATTCAGGGCACCCGTGACCCGTTCGGCCGAAAACACGAGGTAGAGGCACAAGGCCTGGACTCATCAGAGAACCTTTGCCTTTCGTGGCTGGAAGGCGGTGACCATGATTACCGGCCGCTGGCGCGGCAACCGGAGACACATGAAGAGATGATCCGGCAGGCCGCAAGGATGGCAGCAGGTTTTATTCACCGTGGGGAGTAG
- a CDS encoding GGDEF domain-containing protein, which translates to MLLYLRYFIPIVAMLLTTGLAIAAPPAQTEQCPTLDANNPEQRASLMDHVCFLSAPPGEPAHQANTPEALSADTHWKAANGHDLVFSHTDAVYWVRLNVRNSGDTGQLWYLKLNYPLLDEVTFWQTGNDGTTAIATGDQYPFMSRGIDYRYFLLPVTLGANESRTITIRIRSSGALNVPLSLETPEATIAQSNHLTLVHGLFYGALLVFAAFNLLLFFSSGTAYYFYNAFYMASLGLFLFAMGGFANQYFWPDSTGFANTSIPMLMSVSSLAMTLFGRSFLEILPGSRSDQVFRGLALTSLGLFVMAFILPYNKSIVLSTTVALIIIASLFLIGLVRWRQGYLPAKWYVMAWSGMLAGALIYSLAAFGYLADFLAREIFMQVAVGAQVILLNYAMVQRWRLLNQKLLDVEQNARTNLELKVHERTAQLRNTMRELERANRQLATLSLNDALTGLHNRRHLDNLLPELCAESRRSGQPLTIALLDADHFKAVNDDWGHDFGDQCLQHIADILRRHVKRPRDVAIRFGGEEFAILLPGTGADGARRLCEQILEDLASSRMVTTDGAYVSLTMSAGTATLVPGEDERELFRRADEALYRAKAAGRNRTEQSEAAPSWSTPHGE; encoded by the coding sequence ATGCTGCTGTACCTGCGTTATTTCATCCCGATTGTTGCGATGTTACTTACCACAGGTTTGGCTATCGCAGCCCCTCCGGCACAGACTGAACAGTGCCCGACACTGGATGCCAACAACCCTGAGCAGCGAGCGTCGCTGATGGACCATGTGTGCTTCCTCAGCGCCCCGCCCGGGGAACCTGCCCATCAGGCCAATACACCGGAAGCACTGTCGGCTGACACCCACTGGAAAGCGGCCAACGGCCACGACCTGGTGTTCAGTCACACTGACGCGGTTTACTGGGTCCGCCTCAACGTGCGCAATTCCGGCGATACCGGACAACTCTGGTACCTCAAACTCAACTATCCGCTGCTCGATGAAGTCACCTTCTGGCAGACAGGCAACGACGGCACAACAGCCATAGCCACCGGAGACCAGTATCCGTTCATGTCGCGGGGCATAGATTACCGGTATTTCCTGCTCCCCGTCACGCTTGGTGCCAATGAATCCAGGACCATCACTATCCGCATTCGCAGCAGTGGCGCGCTGAATGTTCCCCTGTCCCTGGAAACCCCGGAGGCAACCATTGCCCAAAGCAATCACCTGACCCTGGTTCACGGTCTGTTCTATGGCGCGCTGCTTGTATTTGCGGCGTTCAACCTGCTGCTGTTCTTCAGTTCAGGCACGGCCTACTACTTCTACAACGCCTTTTATATGGCGTCACTGGGGCTTTTCCTGTTTGCCATGGGGGGCTTTGCCAATCAATACTTCTGGCCAGACAGCACAGGCTTTGCCAACACCTCTATTCCGATGCTGATGTCTGTCAGCTCCCTGGCCATGACCCTGTTCGGCCGTTCGTTCCTTGAAATCCTGCCTGGCTCAAGGTCGGACCAGGTGTTCCGGGGCCTCGCGCTGACCAGCCTCGGCCTGTTTGTGATGGCATTTATCCTGCCCTATAACAAGTCCATCGTGCTGAGCACAACTGTCGCCCTGATCATTATTGCCAGCCTGTTCCTGATCGGGCTCGTTCGCTGGCGCCAGGGATATCTGCCGGCCAAGTGGTACGTGATGGCCTGGTCCGGAATGCTGGCGGGCGCTCTCATATACTCGCTTGCTGCGTTTGGCTACCTGGCTGACTTCCTGGCACGGGAGATTTTCATGCAGGTGGCCGTAGGCGCCCAGGTGATCCTGCTGAACTATGCCATGGTTCAACGCTGGCGGCTGTTAAACCAGAAACTGCTCGACGTGGAGCAGAACGCCCGCACCAATCTGGAGCTCAAGGTACATGAGCGCACCGCCCAACTACGCAACACCATGAGGGAACTGGAGCGGGCCAACCGACAGCTGGCCACACTCAGCCTCAATGACGCACTGACCGGACTCCACAACCGTCGCCATCTCGACAACCTGTTGCCTGAGTTATGCGCTGAGTCCCGTCGGAGCGGCCAGCCACTGACCATTGCGCTGCTCGACGCTGATCATTTCAAGGCGGTCAACGATGACTGGGGACACGATTTCGGCGACCAGTGCCTGCAGCACATCGCCGACATACTGAGGCGACACGTCAAACGGCCAAGGGATGTGGCGATCCGCTTCGGCGGCGAGGAGTTCGCAATATTGTTGCCGGGTACCGGCGCCGACGGTGCACGCCGACTCTGTGAGCAGATCCTGGAAGACCTGGCCAGTTCTCGAATGGTTACCACTGATGGTGCGTACGTTTCCCTGACCATGAGTGCGGGTACTGCAACCCTGGTCCCGGGAGAGGACGAAAGAGAGCTCTTCCGGCGAGCTGACGAAGCGCTCTACAGAGCAAAGGCTGCAGGCAGGAACCGGACTGAGCAGTCAGAGGCGGCGCCCTCCTGGTCTACTCCCCACGGTGAATAA
- the rlmM gene encoding 23S rRNA (cytidine(2498)-2'-O)-methyltransferase RlmM, producing MEQLIAFCRPGFETEAGREITDAAAAQGVYGYFEPGNSRGFVIFNLPGPALADTLMARLSIHSLVFVRDWFVILAEVALPPADRVGAVIEGLKSTDAEIPPCARVEIRLPENNSDPDLGNFARKWVSPLSKGLRGAGLLQPDPRADSPARLELLLLGFDRVIAGVSVAGNRARFVSGIPRLRLPASAPSRSALKLEEAWKVFLPPEVELDYLGGGKQAVDLGAAPGGWTWQLVRQGMMVTAVDNGPMNGDLMASGHVQHIEADGYQWRPRRGVDWMVCDIVDHPRRTAALAVDWLNQKLCRYTVFNLKLPMKKRYDEWLICRDILEQGLARTEMNFRIRARHLYHDREEITCFVERLG from the coding sequence ATGGAACAACTGATTGCCTTCTGTCGGCCAGGCTTCGAAACAGAAGCAGGCCGGGAGATTACAGATGCAGCTGCAGCACAGGGTGTCTACGGCTACTTCGAGCCCGGAAATTCCCGGGGCTTCGTTATTTTCAACCTCCCCGGTCCGGCCCTGGCGGATACTCTGATGGCCCGGTTGTCCATCCACTCGCTGGTATTTGTCAGGGACTGGTTTGTTATTCTGGCGGAGGTGGCGTTGCCGCCTGCGGACCGTGTGGGCGCCGTTATTGAGGGTCTGAAGTCGACGGATGCTGAAATTCCGCCCTGTGCGCGGGTGGAAATCCGTTTGCCTGAAAACAACAGCGACCCGGATCTTGGCAATTTTGCCCGCAAATGGGTATCGCCGCTTTCGAAGGGCCTGCGAGGAGCGGGCTTATTGCAGCCTGACCCCAGAGCGGACTCGCCGGCCCGTCTGGAGTTGCTGCTGCTTGGCTTTGACCGGGTTATTGCCGGTGTCAGTGTGGCGGGTAACCGAGCCCGCTTTGTCAGCGGGATTCCACGTTTGCGTTTGCCGGCCTCGGCGCCCAGCCGCTCGGCACTGAAGCTGGAAGAAGCCTGGAAGGTGTTTCTGCCCCCGGAGGTGGAGCTGGACTACCTGGGCGGCGGAAAACAGGCGGTGGATCTGGGTGCGGCTCCCGGTGGCTGGACATGGCAACTGGTCAGGCAGGGTATGATGGTAACCGCGGTTGATAACGGGCCAATGAATGGCGACCTGATGGCTTCCGGCCACGTCCAACATATTGAGGCTGATGGCTATCAGTGGCGGCCCAGGAGAGGGGTGGACTGGATGGTCTGCGATATCGTCGATCATCCTCGGCGTACCGCGGCACTGGCAGTGGACTGGCTGAATCAGAAACTGTGTCGCTACACGGTGTTCAACCTGAAGCTGCCAATGAAAAAACGGTACGACGAGTGGTTGATTTGCCGGGATATTCTGGAGCAGGGGCTAGCCCGGACCGAAATGAACTTCCGTATCAGGGCTCGCCACCTCTATCATGACCGTGAGGAGATTACCTGCTTTGTAGAGCGACTGGGCTGA
- a CDS encoding antibiotic biosynthesis monooxygenase, with protein MIRVLIERHIAESLEAAYEERSRKVLQNAVSAPGFVSGETLVDTHDSNHRFTLANWRSEADWQRWFQSEERRELMAELIPMMDREEIITVLQHSN; from the coding sequence ATGATCCGGGTACTGATTGAACGCCATATTGCCGAATCGCTTGAAGCCGCTTACGAGGAGAGATCCCGCAAGGTTCTTCAGAACGCCGTAAGCGCACCAGGCTTTGTGTCCGGTGAAACCCTCGTGGATACCCACGATTCGAACCATCGATTTACCCTTGCCAACTGGCGCTCGGAAGCCGACTGGCAACGCTGGTTCCAGTCCGAAGAACGCCGGGAGCTGATGGCTGAGCTGATCCCGATGATGGACCGGGAGGAAATCATCACGGTACTGCAACACAGTAACTGA
- the tusA gene encoding sulfurtransferase TusA, protein MGHPDYDSELDARGLFCPEPVMMLHNRIVEISPGAVLKVVATDPSTTRDIPRFCQFLDHELVYSGEDEKEFVFFIRRGS, encoded by the coding sequence TTGGGACACCCTGATTATGACTCAGAACTGGATGCCCGGGGGCTGTTTTGCCCCGAACCGGTCATGATGTTACACAACCGGATTGTCGAGATCAGCCCCGGTGCCGTGTTGAAGGTAGTGGCAACGGATCCCTCCACAACCCGGGACATTCCGCGATTCTGTCAGTTTCTTGACCATGAACTGGTATACAGCGGCGAAGATGAAAAAGAATTCGTGTTCTTTATCCGCCGCGGCAGCTGA